In Papio anubis isolate 15944 chromosome 17, Panubis1.0, whole genome shotgun sequence, the following are encoded in one genomic region:
- the GIT1 gene encoding ARF GTPase-activating protein GIT1 isoform X2 has product MVHTLASNGANSIWEHSLLDPAQVQSGRRKANPQDKVHPIKSEFIRAKYQMLAFVHKLPCRDDDGVTAKDLSKQLHSSVRTGNLETCLRLLSLGAQANFFHPEKGTTPLHVAAKAGQILQAELLVVYGADPGSPDVNGRTPIDYARQAGHHELAERLVECQYELTDRLAFYLCGRKPDHKNGHYIIPQMADRSRQKCMSQSLDLSELAKAAKKKLQALSNRLFEELAMDVYDEVDRRENDAVWLATQNHSTLVTERSAVPFLPVNPEYSATRNQGRQKLARFNAREFATLIIDILSEAKRRQQGKSLSSPTDNLELSLRSQSDLDDQHDYDSVASDEDTDQEPLRSTGATRSNRARSMDSSDLSDGAVTLQEYLELKKALATSEAKVQQLMKVNSSLSDELRRLQREIHKLQAENLQLRQPPGPVPTPPLPSERAEHTPMAPGGSTHRRDRQAFSMYEPGSALKPFGGPPGDELTTRLQPFHSTELEDDAIYSVHVPAGLYRIRKGVSASAVPFTPSSPLLSCSQEGSRHTSKLSRHGSGADSDYENTQSGDPLLGLEGKRFLELGKEEDFHPELESLDGDLDPGLPSTEDVILKTEQVTKNIQELLRAAQEFKHDSFVPCSEKIHLAVTEMASLFPKRPALEPVRSSLRLLNASAYRLQSECRKTVPPEPGAPVDFQLLTQQVIQCAYDIAKAAKQLVTITTREKKQ; this is encoded by the exons ATGGTGCACACGCTTGCCAGCAACGGGGCCAACTCCATCTGGGAGCACTCCCTGCTGGACCCCGCACAAGTGCAGAGCGGCCGGCGTAAAGCCAACCCCCAAGACAAAGTCCA CCCCATCAAGTCAGAGTTCATCAGGGCCAAGTACCAGATGCTGGCGTTTGTGCACAAGCTTCCCTGCCGGGACGATGATGGGGTCACCGCCAAAGACCTCAGCAAG CAACTGCACTCAAGCGTACGGACAGGCAACCTGGAGACATGTCTGCGCCTGCTATCCCTGGGTGCCCAGGCAAACTTCTTCCACCCAGAGAAGGGCACAACACCTCTGCACGTGGCTGCCAAGGCAGGGCAGATACTGCAGGCCGAGCTGCTTGTAGTGTATGGGGCTGACCCTGGCTCCCCTGATGTTAATGGCCGCACACCCATTGACTATGCCAG GCAGGCGGGGCACCATGAGCTGGCGGAAAGGCTGGTTGAGTGCCAATATGAGCTCACTGACCGGCTGGCCTTCTACCTCTGTGGACGCAAGCCGG atCACAAGAATGGGCATTACATCATCCCACAGATGGCTGACAG ATCTCGGCAAAAGTGCATGTCTCAGAG CCTGGACCTATCCGAATTGGCCAAAGCTGCTAAGAAGAAGCTGCAGGCA CTCAGCAATCGGCTTTTTGAGGAACTCGCCATGGACGTGTATGATGAGGTGGATCGAAGAGAAAATGATGCAG TGTGGCTGGCTACCCAAAACCACAGCACTCTGGTGACAGAGCGCAGTGCCGTGCCCTTCCTGCCTGTTAACCCGGAATACTCAGCCACGAGGAATCAG GGGCGACAAAAGCTGGCCCGCTTTAATGCCCGAGAGTTTGCCACCTTGATCATCGACATTCTCAGTGAGGCCAAGCGGAGACAGCAGGGCAAGAGCCTGAGCAGCCCCACAG ACAACCTTGAGCTGTCTCTGCGGAGCCAGAGTGACCTCGACGACCAGCACGACTATGACAGCGTGGCCTCTGACGAGGACACAGACCAGGAACCCTTGCGTAGCACCGGCGCCACTCGAAGCAACCGCGCCCGG AGCATGGACTCCTCGGACTTGTCTGATGGGGCTGTGACGCTGCAGGAGTACCTGGAGCTGAAGAAGGCCCTGGCTACATCGGAGGCaaaggtgcagcagctcatgaaGGTCAACAGTAGCCTGAGCGACGAGCTCCGGAGGCTGCAGCGAGAG ATCCACAAGCTGCAGGCGGAGAACCTGCAGCTCCGGCAGCCTCCAGGGCCAGTGCCCACACCTCCACTCCCCAGTGAACGGGCAGAACACACACCCATGGCACCAGGCGGGAGCACACACCGCAGGGACCGCCAGGCCTTCTCCATGTATGAACCCGGCTCCGCCCTGAAGCCCTTCGGGGGCCCCCCTGGGGACGAGCTTACTACACGGCTGCAGCCTTTCCACAGCACT GAGCTAGAGGACGACGCCATCTATTCAGTGCACGTCCCTGCTGGCCTTTACCGG ATCCGGAAGGGGGTGTCTGCCTCAGCTGTGCCCTTCACTCCCTCCTCCCCGCTGCTGTCCTGCTCCCAGGAAGGAAGCCGCCACACG AGCAAGCTTTCCCGCCACGGCAGCGGAGCCGACAGTGATTATGAGAACACACAAAGTGGGGACCCACTGCTGGG GCTGGAAGGGAAGAGGTTTCTAGAGCTGGGCAAAGAGGAAGACTTCCACCCAGAGTTGGAAAGCCTGGATGGAGACCTCGATCCTGGGCTTCCCAGCACAGAGGATGTCATCTTGAAGACAGAGCAGGTCACCAAGAACATTCAGGAACTGTTGCGGgcggcccaggagttcaagcatGACAG CTTCGTGCCCTGCTCAGAGAAGATCCATTTGGCTGTGACCGAGATGGCCTCCCTCTTCCCAAAG AGGCCAGCCCTGGAGCCAGTGCGGAGCTCACTGCGGCTGCTGAACGCCAGCGCCTACCGGCTGCAGAGTGAGTGCCGGAAGACAGTGCCGCCAGAGCCTGGCGCCCCAGTGGACTTCCAGCTGCTGACTCAGCAGGTGATCCAGTGCGCCTACGACATCGCCAAGGCTGCCAAGCAGCTGGTCACCATCACCACCCGAGAGAAGAAGCAGTGA
- the GIT1 gene encoding ARF GTPase-activating protein GIT1 isoform X4: MVHTLASNGANSIWEHSLLDPAQVQSGRRKANPQDKVHPIKSEFIRAKYQMLAFVHKLPCRDDDGVTAKDLSKQLHSSVRTGNLETCLRLLSLGAQANFFHPEKGTTPLHVAAKAGQILQAELLVVYGADPGSPDVNGRTPIDYARQAGHHELAERLVECQYELTDRLAFYLCGRKPDHKNGHYIIPQMADSLDLSELAKAAKKKLQALSNRLFEELAMDVYDEVDRRENDAVWLATQNHSTLVTERSAVPFLPVNPEYSATRNQGRQKLARFNAREFATLIIDILSEAKRRQQGKSLSSPTDNLELSLRSQSDLDDQHDYDSVASDEDTDQEPLRSTGATRSNRARSMDSSDLSDGAVTLQEYLELKKALATSEAKVQQLMKVNSSLSDELRRLQREIHKLQAENLQLRQPPGPVPTPPLPSERAEHTPMAPGGSTHRRDRQAFSMYEPGSALKPFGGPPGDELTTRLQPFHSTELEDDAIYSVHVPAGLYRIRKGVSASAVPFTPSSPLLSCSQEGSRHTSKLSRHGSGADSDYENTQSGDPLLGLEGKRFLELGKEEDFHPELESLDGDLDPGLPSTEDVILKTEQVTKNIQELLRAAQEFKHDSFVPCSEKIHLAVTEMASLFPKRPALEPVRSSLRLLNASAYRLQSECRKTVPPEPGAPVDFQLLTQQVIQCAYDIAKAAKQLVTITTREKKQ, from the exons ATGGTGCACACGCTTGCCAGCAACGGGGCCAACTCCATCTGGGAGCACTCCCTGCTGGACCCCGCACAAGTGCAGAGCGGCCGGCGTAAAGCCAACCCCCAAGACAAAGTCCA CCCCATCAAGTCAGAGTTCATCAGGGCCAAGTACCAGATGCTGGCGTTTGTGCACAAGCTTCCCTGCCGGGACGATGATGGGGTCACCGCCAAAGACCTCAGCAAG CAACTGCACTCAAGCGTACGGACAGGCAACCTGGAGACATGTCTGCGCCTGCTATCCCTGGGTGCCCAGGCAAACTTCTTCCACCCAGAGAAGGGCACAACACCTCTGCACGTGGCTGCCAAGGCAGGGCAGATACTGCAGGCCGAGCTGCTTGTAGTGTATGGGGCTGACCCTGGCTCCCCTGATGTTAATGGCCGCACACCCATTGACTATGCCAG GCAGGCGGGGCACCATGAGCTGGCGGAAAGGCTGGTTGAGTGCCAATATGAGCTCACTGACCGGCTGGCCTTCTACCTCTGTGGACGCAAGCCGG atCACAAGAATGGGCATTACATCATCCCACAGATGGCTGACAG CCTGGACCTATCCGAATTGGCCAAAGCTGCTAAGAAGAAGCTGCAGGCA CTCAGCAATCGGCTTTTTGAGGAACTCGCCATGGACGTGTATGATGAGGTGGATCGAAGAGAAAATGATGCAG TGTGGCTGGCTACCCAAAACCACAGCACTCTGGTGACAGAGCGCAGTGCCGTGCCCTTCCTGCCTGTTAACCCGGAATACTCAGCCACGAGGAATCAG GGGCGACAAAAGCTGGCCCGCTTTAATGCCCGAGAGTTTGCCACCTTGATCATCGACATTCTCAGTGAGGCCAAGCGGAGACAGCAGGGCAAGAGCCTGAGCAGCCCCACAG ACAACCTTGAGCTGTCTCTGCGGAGCCAGAGTGACCTCGACGACCAGCACGACTATGACAGCGTGGCCTCTGACGAGGACACAGACCAGGAACCCTTGCGTAGCACCGGCGCCACTCGAAGCAACCGCGCCCGG AGCATGGACTCCTCGGACTTGTCTGATGGGGCTGTGACGCTGCAGGAGTACCTGGAGCTGAAGAAGGCCCTGGCTACATCGGAGGCaaaggtgcagcagctcatgaaGGTCAACAGTAGCCTGAGCGACGAGCTCCGGAGGCTGCAGCGAGAG ATCCACAAGCTGCAGGCGGAGAACCTGCAGCTCCGGCAGCCTCCAGGGCCAGTGCCCACACCTCCACTCCCCAGTGAACGGGCAGAACACACACCCATGGCACCAGGCGGGAGCACACACCGCAGGGACCGCCAGGCCTTCTCCATGTATGAACCCGGCTCCGCCCTGAAGCCCTTCGGGGGCCCCCCTGGGGACGAGCTTACTACACGGCTGCAGCCTTTCCACAGCACT GAGCTAGAGGACGACGCCATCTATTCAGTGCACGTCCCTGCTGGCCTTTACCGG ATCCGGAAGGGGGTGTCTGCCTCAGCTGTGCCCTTCACTCCCTCCTCCCCGCTGCTGTCCTGCTCCCAGGAAGGAAGCCGCCACACG AGCAAGCTTTCCCGCCACGGCAGCGGAGCCGACAGTGATTATGAGAACACACAAAGTGGGGACCCACTGCTGGG GCTGGAAGGGAAGAGGTTTCTAGAGCTGGGCAAAGAGGAAGACTTCCACCCAGAGTTGGAAAGCCTGGATGGAGACCTCGATCCTGGGCTTCCCAGCACAGAGGATGTCATCTTGAAGACAGAGCAGGTCACCAAGAACATTCAGGAACTGTTGCGGgcggcccaggagttcaagcatGACAG CTTCGTGCCCTGCTCAGAGAAGATCCATTTGGCTGTGACCGAGATGGCCTCCCTCTTCCCAAAG AGGCCAGCCCTGGAGCCAGTGCGGAGCTCACTGCGGCTGCTGAACGCCAGCGCCTACCGGCTGCAGAGTGAGTGCCGGAAGACAGTGCCGCCAGAGCCTGGCGCCCCAGTGGACTTCCAGCTGCTGACTCAGCAGGTGATCCAGTGCGCCTACGACATCGCCAAGGCTGCCAAGCAGCTGGTCACCATCACCACCCGAGAGAAGAAGCAGTGA
- the GIT1 gene encoding ARF GTPase-activating protein GIT1 isoform X1 — MVHTLASNGANSIWEHSLLDPAQVQSGRRKANPQDKVHPIKSEFIRAKYQMLAFVHKLPCRDDDGVTAKDLSKQLHSSVRTGNLETCLRLLSLGAQANFFHPEKGTTPLHVAAKAGQILQAELLVVYGADPGSPDVNGRTPIDYARQAGHHELAERLVECQYELTDRLAFYLCGRKPDHKNGHYIIPQMADRSRQKCMSQSLDLSELAKAAKKKLQALSNRLFEELAMDVYDEVDRRENDAVWLATQNHSTLVTERSAVPFLPVNPEYSATRNQGRQKLARFNAREFATLIIDILSEAKRRQQGKSLSSPTDNLELSLRSQSDLDDQHDYDSVASDEDTDQEPLRSTGATRSNRARSMDSSDLSDGAVTLQEYLELKKALATSEAKVQQLMKVNSSLSDELRRLQREIHKLQAENLQLRQPPGPVPTPPLPSERAEHTPMAPGGSTHRRDRQAFSMYEPGSALKPFGGPPGDELTTRLQPFHSTELEDDAIYSVHVPAGLYRIRKGVSASAVPFTPSSPLLSCSQEGSRHTSKLSRHGSGADSDYENTQSGDPLLGLEGKRFLELGKEEDFHPELESLDGDLDPGLPSTEDVILKTEQVTKNIQELLRAAQEFKHDSFVPCSEKIHLAVTEMASLFPKPHFCPLQRPALEPVRSSLRLLNASAYRLQSECRKTVPPEPGAPVDFQLLTQQVIQCAYDIAKAAKQLVTITTREKKQ; from the exons ATGGTGCACACGCTTGCCAGCAACGGGGCCAACTCCATCTGGGAGCACTCCCTGCTGGACCCCGCACAAGTGCAGAGCGGCCGGCGTAAAGCCAACCCCCAAGACAAAGTCCA CCCCATCAAGTCAGAGTTCATCAGGGCCAAGTACCAGATGCTGGCGTTTGTGCACAAGCTTCCCTGCCGGGACGATGATGGGGTCACCGCCAAAGACCTCAGCAAG CAACTGCACTCAAGCGTACGGACAGGCAACCTGGAGACATGTCTGCGCCTGCTATCCCTGGGTGCCCAGGCAAACTTCTTCCACCCAGAGAAGGGCACAACACCTCTGCACGTGGCTGCCAAGGCAGGGCAGATACTGCAGGCCGAGCTGCTTGTAGTGTATGGGGCTGACCCTGGCTCCCCTGATGTTAATGGCCGCACACCCATTGACTATGCCAG GCAGGCGGGGCACCATGAGCTGGCGGAAAGGCTGGTTGAGTGCCAATATGAGCTCACTGACCGGCTGGCCTTCTACCTCTGTGGACGCAAGCCGG atCACAAGAATGGGCATTACATCATCCCACAGATGGCTGACAG ATCTCGGCAAAAGTGCATGTCTCAGAG CCTGGACCTATCCGAATTGGCCAAAGCTGCTAAGAAGAAGCTGCAGGCA CTCAGCAATCGGCTTTTTGAGGAACTCGCCATGGACGTGTATGATGAGGTGGATCGAAGAGAAAATGATGCAG TGTGGCTGGCTACCCAAAACCACAGCACTCTGGTGACAGAGCGCAGTGCCGTGCCCTTCCTGCCTGTTAACCCGGAATACTCAGCCACGAGGAATCAG GGGCGACAAAAGCTGGCCCGCTTTAATGCCCGAGAGTTTGCCACCTTGATCATCGACATTCTCAGTGAGGCCAAGCGGAGACAGCAGGGCAAGAGCCTGAGCAGCCCCACAG ACAACCTTGAGCTGTCTCTGCGGAGCCAGAGTGACCTCGACGACCAGCACGACTATGACAGCGTGGCCTCTGACGAGGACACAGACCAGGAACCCTTGCGTAGCACCGGCGCCACTCGAAGCAACCGCGCCCGG AGCATGGACTCCTCGGACTTGTCTGATGGGGCTGTGACGCTGCAGGAGTACCTGGAGCTGAAGAAGGCCCTGGCTACATCGGAGGCaaaggtgcagcagctcatgaaGGTCAACAGTAGCCTGAGCGACGAGCTCCGGAGGCTGCAGCGAGAG ATCCACAAGCTGCAGGCGGAGAACCTGCAGCTCCGGCAGCCTCCAGGGCCAGTGCCCACACCTCCACTCCCCAGTGAACGGGCAGAACACACACCCATGGCACCAGGCGGGAGCACACACCGCAGGGACCGCCAGGCCTTCTCCATGTATGAACCCGGCTCCGCCCTGAAGCCCTTCGGGGGCCCCCCTGGGGACGAGCTTACTACACGGCTGCAGCCTTTCCACAGCACT GAGCTAGAGGACGACGCCATCTATTCAGTGCACGTCCCTGCTGGCCTTTACCGG ATCCGGAAGGGGGTGTCTGCCTCAGCTGTGCCCTTCACTCCCTCCTCCCCGCTGCTGTCCTGCTCCCAGGAAGGAAGCCGCCACACG AGCAAGCTTTCCCGCCACGGCAGCGGAGCCGACAGTGATTATGAGAACACACAAAGTGGGGACCCACTGCTGGG GCTGGAAGGGAAGAGGTTTCTAGAGCTGGGCAAAGAGGAAGACTTCCACCCAGAGTTGGAAAGCCTGGATGGAGACCTCGATCCTGGGCTTCCCAGCACAGAGGATGTCATCTTGAAGACAGAGCAGGTCACCAAGAACATTCAGGAACTGTTGCGGgcggcccaggagttcaagcatGACAG CTTCGTGCCCTGCTCAGAGAAGATCCATTTGGCTGTGACCGAGATGGCCTCCCTCTTCCCAAAG CCTCACTTCTGCCCCCTCCAGAGGCCAGCCCTGGAGCCAGTGCGGAGCTCACTGCGGCTGCTGAACGCCAGCGCCTACCGGCTGCAGAGTGAGTGCCGGAAGACAGTGCCGCCAGAGCCTGGCGCCCCAGTGGACTTCCAGCTGCTGACTCAGCAGGTGATCCAGTGCGCCTACGACATCGCCAAGGCTGCCAAGCAGCTGGTCACCATCACCACCCGAGAGAAGAAGCAGTGA
- the GIT1 gene encoding ARF GTPase-activating protein GIT1 isoform X3: protein MVHTLASNGANSIWEHSLLDPAQVQSGRRKANPQDKVHPIKSEFIRAKYQMLAFVHKLPCRDDDGVTAKDLSKQLHSSVRTGNLETCLRLLSLGAQANFFHPEKGTTPLHVAAKAGQILQAELLVVYGADPGSPDVNGRTPIDYARQAGHHELAERLVECQYELTDRLAFYLCGRKPDHKNGHYIIPQMADSLDLSELAKAAKKKLQALSNRLFEELAMDVYDEVDRRENDAVWLATQNHSTLVTERSAVPFLPVNPEYSATRNQGRQKLARFNAREFATLIIDILSEAKRRQQGKSLSSPTDNLELSLRSQSDLDDQHDYDSVASDEDTDQEPLRSTGATRSNRARSMDSSDLSDGAVTLQEYLELKKALATSEAKVQQLMKVNSSLSDELRRLQREIHKLQAENLQLRQPPGPVPTPPLPSERAEHTPMAPGGSTHRRDRQAFSMYEPGSALKPFGGPPGDELTTRLQPFHSTELEDDAIYSVHVPAGLYRIRKGVSASAVPFTPSSPLLSCSQEGSRHTSKLSRHGSGADSDYENTQSGDPLLGLEGKRFLELGKEEDFHPELESLDGDLDPGLPSTEDVILKTEQVTKNIQELLRAAQEFKHDSFVPCSEKIHLAVTEMASLFPKPHFCPLQRPALEPVRSSLRLLNASAYRLQSECRKTVPPEPGAPVDFQLLTQQVIQCAYDIAKAAKQLVTITTREKKQ from the exons ATGGTGCACACGCTTGCCAGCAACGGGGCCAACTCCATCTGGGAGCACTCCCTGCTGGACCCCGCACAAGTGCAGAGCGGCCGGCGTAAAGCCAACCCCCAAGACAAAGTCCA CCCCATCAAGTCAGAGTTCATCAGGGCCAAGTACCAGATGCTGGCGTTTGTGCACAAGCTTCCCTGCCGGGACGATGATGGGGTCACCGCCAAAGACCTCAGCAAG CAACTGCACTCAAGCGTACGGACAGGCAACCTGGAGACATGTCTGCGCCTGCTATCCCTGGGTGCCCAGGCAAACTTCTTCCACCCAGAGAAGGGCACAACACCTCTGCACGTGGCTGCCAAGGCAGGGCAGATACTGCAGGCCGAGCTGCTTGTAGTGTATGGGGCTGACCCTGGCTCCCCTGATGTTAATGGCCGCACACCCATTGACTATGCCAG GCAGGCGGGGCACCATGAGCTGGCGGAAAGGCTGGTTGAGTGCCAATATGAGCTCACTGACCGGCTGGCCTTCTACCTCTGTGGACGCAAGCCGG atCACAAGAATGGGCATTACATCATCCCACAGATGGCTGACAG CCTGGACCTATCCGAATTGGCCAAAGCTGCTAAGAAGAAGCTGCAGGCA CTCAGCAATCGGCTTTTTGAGGAACTCGCCATGGACGTGTATGATGAGGTGGATCGAAGAGAAAATGATGCAG TGTGGCTGGCTACCCAAAACCACAGCACTCTGGTGACAGAGCGCAGTGCCGTGCCCTTCCTGCCTGTTAACCCGGAATACTCAGCCACGAGGAATCAG GGGCGACAAAAGCTGGCCCGCTTTAATGCCCGAGAGTTTGCCACCTTGATCATCGACATTCTCAGTGAGGCCAAGCGGAGACAGCAGGGCAAGAGCCTGAGCAGCCCCACAG ACAACCTTGAGCTGTCTCTGCGGAGCCAGAGTGACCTCGACGACCAGCACGACTATGACAGCGTGGCCTCTGACGAGGACACAGACCAGGAACCCTTGCGTAGCACCGGCGCCACTCGAAGCAACCGCGCCCGG AGCATGGACTCCTCGGACTTGTCTGATGGGGCTGTGACGCTGCAGGAGTACCTGGAGCTGAAGAAGGCCCTGGCTACATCGGAGGCaaaggtgcagcagctcatgaaGGTCAACAGTAGCCTGAGCGACGAGCTCCGGAGGCTGCAGCGAGAG ATCCACAAGCTGCAGGCGGAGAACCTGCAGCTCCGGCAGCCTCCAGGGCCAGTGCCCACACCTCCACTCCCCAGTGAACGGGCAGAACACACACCCATGGCACCAGGCGGGAGCACACACCGCAGGGACCGCCAGGCCTTCTCCATGTATGAACCCGGCTCCGCCCTGAAGCCCTTCGGGGGCCCCCCTGGGGACGAGCTTACTACACGGCTGCAGCCTTTCCACAGCACT GAGCTAGAGGACGACGCCATCTATTCAGTGCACGTCCCTGCTGGCCTTTACCGG ATCCGGAAGGGGGTGTCTGCCTCAGCTGTGCCCTTCACTCCCTCCTCCCCGCTGCTGTCCTGCTCCCAGGAAGGAAGCCGCCACACG AGCAAGCTTTCCCGCCACGGCAGCGGAGCCGACAGTGATTATGAGAACACACAAAGTGGGGACCCACTGCTGGG GCTGGAAGGGAAGAGGTTTCTAGAGCTGGGCAAAGAGGAAGACTTCCACCCAGAGTTGGAAAGCCTGGATGGAGACCTCGATCCTGGGCTTCCCAGCACAGAGGATGTCATCTTGAAGACAGAGCAGGTCACCAAGAACATTCAGGAACTGTTGCGGgcggcccaggagttcaagcatGACAG CTTCGTGCCCTGCTCAGAGAAGATCCATTTGGCTGTGACCGAGATGGCCTCCCTCTTCCCAAAG CCTCACTTCTGCCCCCTCCAGAGGCCAGCCCTGGAGCCAGTGCGGAGCTCACTGCGGCTGCTGAACGCCAGCGCCTACCGGCTGCAGAGTGAGTGCCGGAAGACAGTGCCGCCAGAGCCTGGCGCCCCAGTGGACTTCCAGCTGCTGACTCAGCAGGTGATCCAGTGCGCCTACGACATCGCCAAGGCTGCCAAGCAGCTGGTCACCATCACCACCCGAGAGAAGAAGCAGTGA